The following coding sequences lie in one Vanacampus margaritifer isolate UIUO_Vmar chromosome 16, RoL_Vmar_1.0, whole genome shotgun sequence genomic window:
- the ube2b gene encoding ubiquitin-conjugating enzyme E2 B isoform X2 gives MLWNAVIFGPVGTPFEDGTFKLLIEFSEEYPNKPPTVRFVSRMFHPNVYADGSICLDILQNRWSPTYDVSSILTSIQSLLDEPNPNSPANSQAAQLYQENKREYEKRVTAIVEQSWVDV, from the exons ATGCTTTGGAACGCTGTTATTTTTGG GCCTGTCGGCACGCCATTTGAAGATG gAACGTTTAAGCTTCTGATCGAGTTTTCTGAGGAGTACCCTAACAAGCCTCCCACGGTTCGCTTTGTATCCAGAATGTTTCACCCCAATG TGTACGCAGATGGCAGTATATGTTTAGACATCCTCCAGAACCGCTGGAGCCCCACGTATGATGTCTCGTCCATACTCACCTCCATCCAG TCTTTGCTGGACGAACCCAACCCCAACAGCCCGGCCAACAGCCAGGCAGCGCAGCTCTACCAGGAAAACAAGCGCGAGTATGAGAAACGAGTGACGGCCATTGTGGAGCAGAGCTGGGTGGACGTGTGA
- the ube2b gene encoding ubiquitin-conjugating enzyme E2 B isoform X1: protein MSTPARRRLMRDFKRLQEDPPTGVSGAPSENNIMLWNAVIFGPVGTPFEDGTFKLLIEFSEEYPNKPPTVRFVSRMFHPNVYADGSICLDILQNRWSPTYDVSSILTSIQSLLDEPNPNSPANSQAAQLYQENKREYEKRVTAIVEQSWVDV from the exons ACTTCAAGAGGACCCTCCCACCGGTGTGAGCGGAGCGCCTTCGGAGAACAATATCATGCTTTGGAACGCTGTTATTTTTGG GCCTGTCGGCACGCCATTTGAAGATG gAACGTTTAAGCTTCTGATCGAGTTTTCTGAGGAGTACCCTAACAAGCCTCCCACGGTTCGCTTTGTATCCAGAATGTTTCACCCCAATG TGTACGCAGATGGCAGTATATGTTTAGACATCCTCCAGAACCGCTGGAGCCCCACGTATGATGTCTCGTCCATACTCACCTCCATCCAG TCTTTGCTGGACGAACCCAACCCCAACAGCCCGGCCAACAGCCAGGCAGCGCAGCTCTACCAGGAAAACAAGCGCGAGTATGAGAAACGAGTGACGGCCATTGTGGAGCAGAGCTGGGTGGACGTGTGA
- the cdkn2aipnl gene encoding CDKN2AIP N-terminal-like protein codes for MSVADVNDFIRQNRAVADQVETLRGHWESDKHWVHRREFILRNMSEFEGELQMDQLLSLSMVWANNVFLGCRYSKELLDKVKEMAEGIDVEDAPVFKTRDEIMKQQQGK; via the exons ATGTCGGTCGCGGACGTGAACGATTTTATCCGGCAGAACCGTGCCGTGGCCGACCAAGTGGAAACGTTACGGGGACATTGGGAGAGCGACAAACACTGGGTGCACAGGAGGGAGTTCATACTGCGGAATATGAGCGAGTTTGAGGGCGAGCTGCAGATGGACCAGCTGCTGTCGTTGTCAATGGTGTGGGCCAACAACGTCTTCCTCGGCTGCCG GTATAGCAAGGAGCTCCTCGACAAAGTGAAAGAAATGGCCGAGGGCATCGATGTGGAGGACGCGCCTGTCTTCAAGACAAGAGATGAGATTATGAAGCAGCAGCAG GGCAAATGA